A region of Maridesulfovibrio sp. DNA encodes the following proteins:
- a CDS encoding toxin-antitoxin system YwqK family antitoxin — translation MQRKLQLCFMALFLFLLSACGQQEATFYELSFEQDKIVLIDTNKPFSGIYTEYYDFEQRFPKSRIIIKNGIMDGRFYHYYPDGKLREKGTNRNGEYYGYHSIFWPNGKIKQKFFVNRDRAGYNYEYFDDGNLREMRHYNAQAQLDGKSFTFYRNGKVKDEMNYRNGKREGLFITKDKAGFLVNVFEYRDDVLQEHARDNDLSDHSKYSAMTTMYYNF, via the coding sequence ATGCAAAGAAAGTTGCAGCTTTGTTTTATGGCCCTGTTTTTATTCCTGCTTTCCGCATGCGGTCAGCAGGAGGCAACTTTCTACGAACTAAGCTTTGAGCAGGATAAGATTGTACTTATCGATACCAATAAGCCTTTCAGCGGAATTTACACCGAATATTACGACTTTGAGCAGCGCTTCCCCAAGAGCCGGATTATTATCAAGAACGGGATTATGGACGGAAGGTTCTACCACTACTACCCGGACGGCAAGCTGCGCGAAAAGGGCACTAACCGCAACGGCGAGTATTACGGATACCATTCCATTTTTTGGCCCAACGGCAAAATCAAGCAGAAGTTCTTCGTCAACCGTGACCGGGCCGGATACAATTACGAATACTTTGATGATGGTAACCTGCGTGAAATGCGCCATTACAACGCGCAGGCCCAGCTGGACGGCAAGTCCTTCACCTTCTACCGCAACGGCAAAGTCAAGGATGAAATGAACTACAGGAACGGCAAACGCGAAGGCTTATTCATCACCAAGGACAAGGCCGGATTTCTGGTCAATGTCTTTGAGTACCGTGACGATGTGCTGCAGGAACACGCGCGGGATAACGATCTTTCGGATCACTCCAAGTACTCGGCAATGACGACTATGTATTATAATTTTTAA
- a CDS encoding sigma-54 dependent transcriptional regulator, with protein MPANILILDDEQNYLLILEALLSDEGYTITALSDPETGLAYLDESEVDLVITDMKMPKLTGQDVLEHVKKNFPHIPVIIMTAFGSIESAVEAMKIGAFDYITKPFANEELLLSVTKAAQFAKAQQENRQLREQIKDRYSPSNIIGRSKPMMQVFDMISKAAPGSSTVLVTGESGTGKELVAQAIHQASPRCDKPFVSVNCMAFNTGVLESELFGHEKGSFTGAVARKRGRFEAADKGTLFLDEIGEISHDMQVKLLRVLQEKTIERVGGGESIKVDIRIVAATNKNLKEAVEKGEFREDLYYRLNVVSIEMPPLRERREDIPFLVDHFLATYSADNNKEFDGFAPAAMDYMTAYEWPGNVRQLQNVVERCVVLSSGTVIETEDLPAEIKDEEAQFKSAVDLLPSKLNLADTLDKIEATLVRRALVASNFIKVDAAEMLGISKSLLQYKLKKYKISGK; from the coding sequence ATGCCTGCAAATATACTCATACTGGACGACGAACAGAACTACCTGCTCATTCTGGAAGCCCTGCTTTCGGATGAAGGGTATACAATTACCGCCCTTTCCGACCCGGAAACAGGTTTGGCCTACCTTGATGAATCAGAGGTTGATCTGGTCATTACCGACATGAAGATGCCAAAGCTTACCGGGCAGGATGTGCTTGAACATGTGAAAAAGAATTTTCCGCACATCCCGGTGATTATCATGACCGCTTTCGGGTCGATTGAATCCGCTGTGGAAGCCATGAAAATAGGTGCCTTTGATTACATAACCAAACCATTTGCCAACGAAGAGCTGCTTCTTTCGGTGACCAAGGCTGCTCAGTTCGCCAAGGCGCAGCAGGAAAACAGACAGCTTCGTGAGCAGATCAAAGACCGCTATTCACCAAGCAATATTATCGGTCGTTCCAAGCCCATGATGCAGGTCTTTGATATGATCAGCAAAGCAGCTCCGGGCAGTTCCACAGTGCTTGTCACCGGGGAATCAGGGACAGGTAAGGAACTGGTGGCGCAGGCTATCCATCAGGCTTCACCGCGTTGTGACAAACCTTTTGTCTCGGTCAACTGCATGGCTTTTAACACCGGTGTACTGGAAAGTGAGCTGTTTGGGCACGAGAAAGGTTCATTTACCGGAGCAGTAGCCCGCAAAAGGGGACGTTTTGAAGCTGCGGATAAAGGAACACTTTTTCTCGATGAGATCGGTGAAATTTCCCATGACATGCAGGTCAAGCTGTTACGCGTGTTACAGGAAAAGACCATTGAACGTGTAGGTGGTGGGGAATCCATCAAGGTGGACATCCGTATCGTCGCAGCCACAAACAAGAATCTCAAGGAAGCTGTGGAAAAAGGCGAATTTCGGGAAGACCTCTATTACCGCCTTAATGTAGTCAGTATTGAAATGCCTCCCCTGCGGGAGCGGCGTGAGGACATTCCATTTCTGGTGGATCACTTCCTTGCCACCTACTCAGCCGACAACAACAAGGAGTTCGACGGCTTTGCTCCGGCGGCAATGGATTATATGACCGCCTATGAATGGCCAGGAAACGTCCGTCAGTTACAGAATGTTGTGGAACGTTGTGTTGTGCTTTCGTCCGGTACTGTCATCGAGACTGAAGATCTGCCAGCCGAGATCAAGGACGAGGAAGCACAGTTCAAAAGTGCTGTTGACCTGCTGCCCTCAAAGCTTAATCTTGCCGATACCCTGGACAAGATTGAAGCCACGCTGGTGCGCCGGGCGTTGGTAGCCAGCAATTTCATCAAAGTAGATGCCGCTGAAATGTTGGGTATCTCCAAGAGCCTTTTGCAGTATAAATTGAAGAAGTATAAGATTAGCGGGAAGTAA
- a CDS encoding ATP-binding protein: protein MDSQHQDLQVKSFQLVKLLSWTLLIVIIASSLGLSVFLAKHADETLLEKQKEFALLQAENLNHQIYRRFILPTIIGYGRIGLKNKEQMDRLDQVIRSTVHSFKVNEVRIYDPELTVSYSTESEMIGSEDLAGEFIKQVLDSGKPHYEFISKKSTLALIFDFHMRPGTMQLKIVYPLRSEKSLNIDENVIMGVMEITQDITEDYQSVINFERLILFTSSFSALILFATIMAIIRRADIINEQRMKERQEFEKELNQSEKLASIGRMVSGVAHEIRNPLGIIRSSSELLLKRMKESDPVNVKILGAIHEETKRLSRTVSDFLDYARPRKIALNELDPADLLDKIYMFLESKCRESNIELRRDYMHGYKVCADDDLLYRAFYNLIGNAMQAVEEDGHIAVSIVEAEGGINVVVSDSGCGFPPEIIEKVKDPFFTTKDNGTGLGLAIVTNIVESHNGKLRIGNNPEGGARLEIFLPEKKNC from the coding sequence TTGGATTCACAACATCAGGATTTACAAGTTAAATCATTCCAGCTGGTCAAGCTTCTTTCATGGACTTTGCTGATTGTCATTATTGCCAGCAGTCTGGGGCTTTCCGTTTTTCTTGCCAAGCATGCGGACGAGACTCTTCTTGAAAAGCAGAAGGAATTTGCCCTGTTGCAGGCTGAGAACCTTAACCATCAGATTTACCGCCGTTTTATTCTGCCCACCATCATCGGTTATGGCCGTATCGGGCTTAAAAACAAGGAACAAATGGACCGCCTCGATCAGGTGATACGTTCCACGGTACATAGTTTCAAGGTAAATGAAGTGCGCATCTACGATCCTGAACTCACGGTTTCATATTCAACTGAAAGTGAAATGATCGGGTCAGAGGATCTGGCCGGTGAATTTATCAAGCAGGTTCTGGATAGCGGTAAGCCGCACTATGAGTTTATCAGCAAAAAATCCACGCTGGCGTTGATATTTGATTTTCATATGCGTCCCGGAACAATGCAGCTCAAGATTGTTTACCCGTTGCGTTCGGAAAAGAGCCTGAATATTGATGAAAACGTGATTATGGGCGTGATGGAGATTACTCAGGATATTACTGAAGACTACCAGTCAGTAATTAATTTTGAGCGGCTGATTCTGTTTACTTCCAGTTTTTCGGCTCTGATTCTTTTTGCCACCATCATGGCCATCATCCGCCGTGCCGATATTATTAATGAACAGCGTATGAAGGAGCGGCAGGAATTTGAAAAGGAATTGAACCAGAGTGAGAAGCTGGCCAGCATCGGGCGCATGGTTTCCGGTGTGGCGCATGAAATCCGTAATCCGCTGGGGATTATCCGTTCCAGCTCTGAATTGCTGCTTAAGAGGATGAAGGAAAGCGACCCGGTAAATGTGAAGATTCTGGGGGCAATACACGAAGAAACCAAACGCCTTAGCCGCACGGTCAGTGATTTTCTTGATTATGCAAGACCGCGTAAGATTGCCCTGAACGAGCTTGATCCGGCAGATCTGCTGGATAAAATCTATATGTTTCTGGAATCCAAGTGCCGGGAAAGCAACATCGAGCTGCGACGCGATTATATGCACGGTTACAAAGTTTGCGCTGACGATGATCTGCTTTACCGGGCTTTTTACAATCTTATCGGTAACGCCATGCAGGCAGTGGAGGAGGACGGGCATATCGCTGTCTCCATTGTCGAAGCAGAAGGCGGAATCAATGTGGTAGTTTCTGACTCGGGCTGCGGTTTCCCGCCTGAAATAATAGAAAAGGTCAAGGATCCTTTCTTCACCACCAAGGACAACGGAACCGGCTTGGGGCTTGCCATTGTGACTAATATTGTGGAAAGCCATAACGGAAAGCTTCGTATCGGGAATAATCCCGAAGGCGGGGCTCGGCTGGAAATATTTTTACCTGAAAAGAAAAACTGCTAA